The Methylorubrum populi genome contains a region encoding:
- a CDS encoding acyl CoA:acetate/3-ketoacid CoA transferase yields MKKNKVITAEEAIALIRENDVLTTTGFVQSCIPEALHAALEKRFVDTGSPRGLTLIMTAGAGDSKGLGTGRLHHDGLLSRVIAANFGRMPKVAQAAQANLIRGYNLPQGVISQLYRACAAGQPGLFSKVGLKTYVDPRHGGAKVNDLTTEDIVKLVEVDGEEWLFYTATKIDVAFIRATSADPSGNLSFEKEALTLDCLAQAMAARNNGGIVVAQVERIVDDGYLLPKDVRVPGILVDCVVVAEPEMHRMNYGVVYDAALAGEIRVPVTGIKRMPLNERKIIARRAAFELPPNGVVNLGVGAPEGISSVANEEKITPYITLTTEAGAVGGVLASGSSFGAATNADCIIDQNQMFDFYDGGGLDMTCLGMAECDGAGNVNTSKFGGKLNGCGGFINISQNARSVVFAGTFTAGGLEIAVQEGQVKIVTEGRARKFVTQVQQNTFSGPYAVERAQPVIYVTERCVFQLTKDGLELIEVAPGIDIERDILAHMDFAPVVRNPVTMDARIFRDGPMGLISDLLNLDLTSRVSLDAERNILFINLEGWYCRVKSDMDELRMTIVEACRKAGQRVNAVINHDGFRLNENLYDDYAGMIQYLQANYYATTTRYATSAFLRLKMEEALTKRGVAPHVFERKEEAQAFLGSTEDRRARKMISPAVASAA; encoded by the coding sequence ATGAAGAAGAACAAGGTCATCACGGCCGAGGAGGCGATCGCGCTGATCCGCGAGAACGATGTCCTGACCACCACCGGCTTCGTCCAGAGCTGCATCCCGGAGGCGCTGCACGCGGCCCTCGAAAAGCGCTTCGTCGACACCGGTTCGCCGCGGGGCCTCACCCTGATCATGACCGCGGGCGCGGGCGACTCGAAAGGCCTCGGCACTGGCCGCCTGCACCATGACGGACTGCTGTCGCGGGTCATCGCCGCCAATTTCGGGCGCATGCCCAAGGTCGCCCAGGCTGCGCAGGCCAACCTGATCCGCGGCTACAACCTGCCGCAGGGCGTGATCTCGCAGCTCTACCGCGCCTGCGCCGCCGGCCAGCCGGGGCTGTTCTCGAAGGTGGGCCTGAAGACCTACGTCGATCCGCGCCACGGCGGGGCCAAGGTCAACGACCTGACCACCGAGGACATCGTCAAGCTGGTGGAGGTCGATGGCGAGGAGTGGCTGTTCTACACCGCCACCAAGATCGATGTGGCCTTCATCCGCGCCACCTCCGCCGACCCGTCGGGCAACCTGAGCTTCGAGAAGGAGGCGCTGACCCTCGACTGCCTCGCCCAGGCCATGGCCGCGCGCAACAACGGCGGCATCGTCGTCGCCCAGGTCGAGCGCATCGTCGACGACGGCTACCTGCTGCCCAAGGATGTCCGCGTCCCCGGCATCCTCGTGGATTGCGTGGTGGTCGCCGAGCCCGAGATGCACCGCATGAACTACGGCGTCGTGTACGATGCGGCGCTCGCCGGCGAGATCCGGGTGCCGGTCACCGGCATCAAGCGGATGCCGCTCAACGAGCGCAAGATCATCGCGCGGCGCGCCGCCTTCGAACTGCCGCCCAACGGCGTGGTCAATCTCGGCGTCGGTGCGCCCGAGGGCATTTCCTCCGTGGCGAACGAGGAAAAGATCACCCCCTACATCACGCTGACCACCGAGGCCGGCGCGGTCGGCGGGGTGCTGGCCTCCGGTTCCAGCTTCGGCGCGGCGACGAATGCCGACTGCATCATCGACCAGAACCAGATGTTCGACTTCTACGACGGCGGCGGCCTCGACATGACCTGCCTCGGCATGGCCGAGTGCGACGGCGCCGGCAACGTCAACACCTCGAAGTTCGGGGGCAAGCTCAACGGCTGCGGCGGCTTCATCAACATTTCGCAGAACGCCCGCTCGGTCGTCTTCGCCGGCACCTTCACCGCGGGCGGCCTGGAGATCGCCGTGCAAGAGGGCCAAGTGAAGATCGTCACCGAGGGCCGGGCCCGGAAGTTCGTCACCCAGGTGCAGCAGAACACCTTCTCCGGCCCCTACGCGGTCGAGCGCGCGCAGCCGGTGATCTACGTGACCGAGCGCTGCGTGTTCCAGCTCACGAAGGACGGGCTCGAACTGATCGAGGTGGCGCCCGGGATCGACATCGAGCGCGACATCCTCGCCCACATGGATTTCGCCCCCGTGGTGCGCAATCCGGTGACGATGGACGCCCGCATCTTCCGCGACGGGCCGATGGGCCTGATCTCGGACCTGCTCAACCTCGATCTCACGTCGCGCGTCAGCCTGGATGCCGAGCGCAACATCCTCTTCATCAACCTGGAGGGCTGGTACTGCCGGGTGAAGAGCGACATGGACGAGTTGCGCATGACCATCGTCGAGGCCTGCCGGAAGGCCGGCCAGCGGGTCAACGCCGTGATCAACCACGACGGCTTCCGGCTCAACGAGAACCTCTACGACGACTATGCCGGGATGATCCAGTATCTCCAGGCGAACTACTACGCGACGACGACCCGCTACGCGACCAGCGCCTTCCTGCGCCTGAAGATGGAGGAGGCCCTGACCAAGCGCGGCGTCGCCCCCCACGTCTTCGAGCGCAAGGAGGAGGCCCAGGCCTTCCTCGGCAGCACCGAGGACAGACGCGCGCGGAAAATGATCTCGCCGGCGGTGGCCTCCGCCGCCTGA
- a CDS encoding IS4 family transposase, which translates to MARTALEHALPAGWIDEVFEQHRQRQYTRELLFSTVVRLTMLVALGLRSSLHAAAREAEDLTVSLPALYDKVNRTEPDLLRALVRGSATRLAPVMTAAGTGHPSLPGYALRVLDGNHLPGSDKRLKPLRAHRGAALPGQTLVVYDPDTGLAVDLVAAEDAYADERALARALLDAAAPGQVWVADRHFCVRTWLQGLVEAGSHFVVRRHGNHPRLGAQGDWQACGSCETGTLCEQSITLEGSGDAWRRIALSLTAPTTEGDRTIWLWSNLPASVSAAQIAQVYRRRWRIEGLFLQMERVLHSEAGRLGRPRAALLGFAAAVLAHNVLSLLSACIEQVHGPEPRVSVFHLSRQIGAGYEGLMVALGHGSVLTGQEDAASVAARLLALAERVDPGRIATSPRGPKRKVDKPYVAAATARKHVATARVLEKAKLMAKKTP; encoded by the coding sequence ATGGCCCGCACGGCCTTGGAACACGCGCTGCCGGCCGGCTGGATCGACGAGGTGTTCGAGCAGCATCGCCAGCGGCAATACACGCGGGAGTTGCTGTTCTCCACTGTCGTCAGGCTGACGATGCTCGTCGCTCTCGGCCTGCGCTCGTCGTTGCACGCCGCTGCGCGCGAAGCCGAAGACCTGACCGTCTCGCTGCCCGCCCTCTACGACAAGGTCAACCGCACCGAGCCCGACCTGCTGCGCGCCCTCGTGCGCGGCAGCGCGACCCGACTGGCCCCGGTGATGACCGCGGCGGGCACCGGCCATCCGAGCCTGCCGGGCTACGCACTGCGCGTGCTGGACGGCAACCATCTGCCCGGCAGCGACAAGCGCCTGAAGCCTCTGCGCGCGCATCGCGGCGCCGCCCTGCCGGGGCAGACCCTGGTCGTCTACGATCCCGATACCGGCCTGGCCGTCGATCTGGTGGCGGCCGAAGATGCTTATGCCGACGAACGGGCGCTGGCCCGGGCCCTCCTGGACGCTGCCGCGCCCGGTCAGGTCTGGGTTGCCGATCGGCACTTCTGTGTCCGGACCTGGCTGCAGGGTCTGGTTGAGGCAGGCAGCCACTTCGTGGTGCGTCGGCACGGCAACCATCCCCGCCTGGGCGCGCAGGGGGATTGGCAGGCGTGCGGCTCCTGCGAGACCGGCACACTGTGTGAGCAGAGCATTACGCTGGAGGGGAGCGGCGATGCGTGGCGGCGCATCGCGCTGAGCTTGACGGCGCCAACGACGGAGGGAGACCGGACGATCTGGCTGTGGAGCAACCTGCCGGCGAGCGTCAGTGCGGCGCAGATCGCGCAGGTGTATCGGCGACGCTGGCGGATCGAGGGTCTGTTCCTGCAGATGGAACGGGTGCTGCACAGCGAGGCCGGTCGCCTGGGTCGTCCGCGGGCGGCCCTGCTGGGGTTTGCCGCTGCCGTTCTGGCCCACAACGTGCTGAGCCTGCTGAGCGCGTGCATCGAGCAGGTGCACGGGCCCGAGCCGCGGGTCTCGGTGTTCCACCTGAGCCGTCAGATCGGTGCCGGCTACGAGGGGCTGATGGTGGCGCTCGGACACGGCTCTGTGTTGACGGGCCAGGAGGATGCGGCGAGCGTCGCGGCCCGCTTGCTCGCCTTGGCGGAGCGGGTCGACCCAGGGCGGATTGCAACCAGCCCGCGTGGTCCCAAGCGCAAGGTCGACAAGCCCTATGTAGCGGCGGCTACGGCCCGAAAACACGTCGCCACCGCCAGGGTCCTCGAAAAGGCCAAGCTAATGGCTAAGAAAACACCTTAA
- a CDS encoding type II toxin-antitoxin system VapC family toxin codes for MTGWLLDTNVLSELRRPRPNPRVTAFVSTQPLVSLHVSTVSLAEIRYGIERADDEAKRAALRNWLDARIRPMFAERILPVSEDVMLRWRMLVEEGRTVRHTFPQPDLIIAATALQHGLTLVTRDVDDFRRARVVVLNPWLEGTAVD; via the coding sequence GTGACGGGTTGGCTCCTCGATACGAACGTGCTCTCGGAACTTCGTCGACCGCGCCCGAATCCGAGAGTCACCGCCTTCGTCAGCACTCAGCCGCTCGTCAGCCTGCATGTCAGTACGGTCAGCTTGGCCGAGATACGATACGGTATCGAGCGCGCGGATGACGAAGCGAAGCGGGCAGCCCTTCGCAACTGGCTCGACGCCCGCATCCGGCCGATGTTCGCGGAGCGCATCCTACCGGTCAGCGAAGATGTCATGCTCCGCTGGCGAATGCTCGTCGAGGAGGGCCGGACGGTTCGCCACACCTTTCCGCAACCCGATCTCATCATCGCGGCGACCGCGCTCCAGCATGGGCTGACGCTCGTGACGCGCGACGTCGATGATTTCAGGAGGGCGCGTGTCGTGGTGCTGAATCCCTGGCTTGAAGGGACTGCCGTCGATTGA
- a CDS encoding pyridoxal phosphate-dependent aminotransferase, with protein sequence MGFLADALSRVKPSATIAMTQKARELKASGVDVISLSVGEPDFDTPDHIKEAAIDAIRRGETKYPPVSGINPLREAIVRKFKRENGLDYKVSQTIVGTGGKHVIYNALLATLNPGDEVVIPRPYWVSYPEMVILCGGTPVFADTDMAHDFKLQPEDLERVVTPRTKWIILNSPSNPSGAAYTRDEMKKITDVLMRHPQVWVLTDDMYEHLTYGDFAFVTPAQVEPGLYERTLTMNGVSKAYAMTGWRIGYAAGPEPLIKAMDFVQGQQTSGASSISQWAAVAALDGTQAHLARFKAAFQERRDLVVSMLNQSNGLKCPVPEGAFYVYPSCAELIGKTTESGKTLASDEDFVTELLQAEGVAAVHGSAFGLGPNLRISYATSNKTLEEACRRIQRFCGSLR encoded by the coding sequence ATGGGCTTTCTCGCCGACGCCCTCTCGCGGGTGAAGCCGTCCGCGACCATCGCGATGACCCAGAAGGCGCGCGAGCTGAAAGCCTCGGGCGTCGACGTCATCAGCCTCTCGGTCGGCGAGCCGGACTTCGACACGCCCGACCACATCAAGGAGGCGGCGATCGACGCGATCCGCCGCGGCGAGACCAAGTACCCGCCCGTCTCCGGCATCAACCCGCTGCGCGAGGCCATCGTCAGGAAGTTCAAGCGCGAGAACGGGCTCGACTACAAGGTCTCCCAGACCATCGTCGGCACCGGCGGCAAGCACGTCATCTACAACGCCCTGCTCGCCACCCTGAACCCCGGCGACGAGGTGGTGATCCCGCGCCCCTACTGGGTCTCCTACCCGGAGATGGTGATCCTGTGCGGCGGCACGCCGGTCTTCGCCGACACCGACATGGCGCACGACTTCAAGCTGCAGCCGGAGGATCTCGAGCGCGTCGTCACGCCCAGGACCAAGTGGATCATCCTCAACTCGCCGTCGAACCCGTCGGGCGCCGCCTATACCCGCGACGAGATGAAGAAGATCACCGACGTGCTGATGCGCCATCCGCAGGTCTGGGTGCTCACCGACGACATGTACGAGCACCTGACCTACGGCGACTTCGCGTTCGTCACGCCGGCCCAGGTCGAGCCCGGCCTCTACGAGCGCACGCTGACCATGAACGGCGTCTCGAAGGCCTACGCCATGACCGGCTGGCGCATCGGCTACGCCGCCGGCCCGGAGCCGCTGATCAAGGCGATGGACTTCGTGCAGGGCCAGCAGACCTCGGGCGCCTCCTCGATCTCGCAATGGGCGGCGGTGGCCGCGCTCGACGGCACGCAGGCGCACCTCGCCCGCTTCAAGGCGGCGTTCCAGGAGCGGCGCGACCTCGTGGTCTCGATGCTGAACCAGTCGAACGGCCTCAAGTGCCCGGTGCCGGAGGGCGCGTTCTACGTCTACCCGTCCTGCGCCGAGCTGATCGGCAAGACCACCGAGAGCGGCAAGACCCTCGCCTCGGACGAGGACTTCGTCACCGAACTGCTCCAGGCCGAGGGCGTCGCCGCGGTCCACGGCTCGGCCTTCGGCTTGGGGCCCAACCTGCGCATCTCGTATGCCACCTCCAACAAGACCCTGGAGGAGGCCTGCCGGCGCATCCAGCGGTTCTGCGGTTCGCTGCGGTAG
- a CDS encoding type II toxin-antitoxin system Phd/YefM family antitoxin: MIGPATLNRMTGRTHSTDPETTPERSWRLADARARFGELVRRVRSEGPQHVTVRGQEEVVVISAEDFRRLKGQTTGEALVAALQASPDREIEIEPERFPMPVRDPIL, from the coding sequence ATGATCGGACCTGCTACTTTGAACCGTATGACGGGACGCACCCACTCGACCGACCCGGAGACCACGCCCGAGCGCTCTTGGCGTCTGGCCGATGCCAGGGCGCGTTTCGGCGAACTCGTTCGGCGCGTCCGGAGCGAAGGGCCGCAGCATGTCACCGTTCGCGGGCAGGAGGAGGTCGTCGTCATCTCTGCCGAGGACTTTCGCCGTTTGAAGGGCCAGACGACGGGGGAGGCTCTGGTCGCAGCCCTTCAGGCCTCGCCGGATCGGGAGATCGAGATCGAGCCGGAGCGTTTTCCAATGCCCGTACGCGATCCGATCTTGTGA